One genomic window of Pieris rapae chromosome 15, ilPieRapa1.1, whole genome shotgun sequence includes the following:
- the LOC110996739 gene encoding synaptic vesicle glycoprotein 2A isoform X1, whose translation MVNELKTVSGDVANKEKIAVDIDYALDVAGLGWYNIRYSLCLALFLIAVIIEPLGYAYILPVARCDLQMTEAQRGFIGSIPYIGIALTSFPWGYAVDTRGRRKMVVLSSAVAGLLGVLSGFMPDLISFTAIKFLMSLCLACPAAVPYSFIGEIMPSKYRDVTLSVTNAMQIFGSVFVPLLGWAILPLTFRVDFGLYEFKPWRLLTIIYALPFLLGALLMYFGPESPKYLMSQGRHDESLEVLRTMYAVNKKKSPDDFPIKYLRMNEDLKEEKPSFFKSLAIQSAPLLKPPYIQWMALIGFLLLGIFANLNGLYVWLPAVLNSVLTGGGEGQTACQVLAQQQNQTGVGVECIETIDSMTFIINALSGLACAIIAIGVSSVVRVIGKKNLLIACYTLIGCVCVGINFATQQILFAILVSSFPILGLCIGPVNAFAVDIFPTNLRGMAVSLSMMVGRFGSVVGVNVAGTLLSSACEVTFYGYGGLLFLCGLLSFLLPRPTAKPKQDINSVSTKL comes from the exons GTCTCGGGTGGTATAACATTCGCTACAGTCTCTGCCTGGCTCTCTTTCTCATCGCGGTAATCATAGAGCCTTTAGGTTACGCATACATTCTCCCGGTTGCAAGATGCGATCTACAGATGACGGAGGCTCAACGTGGGTTCATAGGATCCATACCGTACATTG GCATAGCACTTACATCGTTTCCATGGGGCTACGCGGTAGACACGCGGGGCAGGAGAAAAATGGTAGTGCTCAGTTCAGCAGTAGCAGGCTTGTTGGGTGTCCTATCGGGTTTTATGCCAGATTTAATCTCATTTACTGCAATTAAGTTCCTTATGTCCCTCTG CCTGGCTTGTCCCGCCGCAGTGCCGTATTCGTTTATTGGTGAGATCATGCCTAGCAAATACAGGGATGTTACTCTATCAGTAACCAACGCAATGCAAATATTTGGATCTGTTTTTGTTCCTT TATTAGGCTGGGCAATCCTACCTCTCACATTTAGAGTTGACTTTGGCCTCTACGAGTTCAAGCCATGGCGACTTTTAACTATTATCTACGCACTTCCGTTTCTATTGGGTGCCTTATTGATGTATTTTGGCCCGGAAAGTCCAAAATATCTCATGTCCCAAGGCCGGCATGATGAATCCTTAGAAGTATTGAGGACAATGTATGCGgtgaataaaaagaaatcacCAGACGACTTTCCA ataAAATATCTACGCATGAATGAAGATCTAAAGGAGGAAAAGCCATCGTTCTTCAAATCTTTAGCCATACAATCGGCACCATTGTTAAAGCCACCATATATACAATGGATGGCGTTAATAGGATTTCTGCTATTAGGAATATTCGCAAA CTTAAATGGTCTATACGTCTGGTTACCTGCTGTTTTGAATTCCGTTTTAACTGGCGGAGGAGAAGGCCAAACAGCCTGTCAAGTACTTGCTCAACAACAAAATCAG acAGGCGTTGGTGTGGAATGCATCGAAACAATTGATTCAATGACCTTCATCATTAACGCCCTCTCAGGTCTTGCATGTGCCATTATTGCAATAGGAGTCAGCAGTGTAGTACGAGTTATCGGAAAGAAAAATCTCCTTATAGCTTGTTACACACTCATTGGATGCGTGTGTGTAGGCATTAATTTTGCGACGCAACAAATTTTGTTTGCAATTCTGGTGTCTTCGTTTCCTATCTTGGGTCTATGTATTGGACCAGTTAACGCTTTCGCTGTGGATATTTTTCCAACCAACTTGAG AGGTATGGCCGTCAGTTTGTCTATGATGGTTGGTCGTTTTGGGTCGGTCGTTGGTGTAAATGTTGCTGGAACATTGCTCAGTTCTGCCTGTGAAGTCACGTTTTATGGATATGGAGGATTATTGTTCT tatGTGGGCTGCTGAGCTTTTTACTCCCAAGACCAACGGCGAAGCCGAAGCAAGATATAAATTCTGTGTCAACAAAGTTGTAG